A stretch of the Porifericola rhodea genome encodes the following:
- a CDS encoding TPM domain-containing protein: MTKHVLTLAMLLIAFAGSQAQEVPPLSAQVNDYADLIPEGQEQNLEAKLAAFEQQTSHQIAILTLNTLEEGNLEDFAFRTFESWQLGQAGQDNGVLLLVISRDRKLRIEVGYGLEPDLPDAYASRIIREVIVPHFRQGDYSEGIQEGATAIMRKIEGTDMPASSFVQSQQDGGSYWWLIMFLGLLIMVLAIYLFKRHRRNRPRLSLETGLPMQKLDEEEEDSHLNRGQQIEEKIGSVDYDVWVSGQEGDVLVIPYNNFWQRTYSSCPKCEHKTYYRKSSRVVRSATYAHDGRGERVYACKNCDYTDTKTYRIPRLQKSKTVIVGGGGSSGGFSGGSFSGGGFSGGGGFSGGGGASGGW; the protein is encoded by the coding sequence ATGACTAAGCATGTTTTGACATTAGCGATGCTGCTTATTGCTTTCGCAGGTAGCCAGGCACAGGAAGTACCTCCCCTATCGGCACAGGTTAATGACTACGCCGACCTTATTCCTGAAGGGCAAGAGCAGAATCTGGAAGCTAAACTTGCAGCATTTGAACAGCAAACCAGCCACCAAATCGCAATTTTAACCCTTAACACACTGGAAGAAGGCAATCTGGAAGACTTTGCCTTTCGCACTTTTGAAAGCTGGCAACTGGGCCAGGCTGGTCAAGACAATGGGGTACTACTGCTCGTAATTTCACGTGATCGTAAATTAAGAATTGAGGTAGGCTATGGACTAGAGCCAGACTTACCAGACGCCTATGCCAGTCGCATTATCCGTGAGGTAATTGTACCGCACTTCCGCCAGGGTGACTATTCCGAAGGCATTCAGGAGGGAGCCACAGCAATCATGCGAAAAATTGAAGGAACAGATATGCCTGCCTCTTCCTTTGTACAGTCTCAACAAGATGGGGGCAGCTACTGGTGGCTGATTATGTTTTTAGGCCTACTCATTATGGTTTTGGCTATTTACCTGTTCAAAAGGCATAGAAGAAATCGCCCCCGCTTAAGCCTTGAAACCGGACTGCCAATGCAAAAACTAGATGAAGAGGAAGAAGATTCTCACCTGAACCGTGGCCAGCAAATAGAAGAGAAAATAGGCTCGGTAGACTATGATGTCTGGGTTTCTGGTCAGGAGGGCGATGTGCTGGTAATTCCATATAATAACTTCTGGCAGCGCACCTACTCTAGTTGTCCTAAATGCGAGCACAAAACATATTACCGTAAGTCATCCAGAGTGGTAAGAAGTGCGACCTATGCACATGACGGTCGTGGTGAAAGAGTATACGCCTGCAAAAATTGCGACTACACCGACACTAAAACCTATCGCATTCCCCGACTCCAAAAGAGCAAAACTGTAATAGTTGGAGGAGGAGGTAGTAGTGGTGGATTTAGTGGAGGAAGTTTTTCTGGAGGTGGTTTCAGCGGAGGTGGCGGATTTAGTGGTGGCGGAGGAGCTTCGGGAGGCTGGTAA
- a CDS encoding TPM domain-containing protein, with the protein MAYPLFSKEESLQIKNAVVEAEKLSAGEIVPVISRQASWYEQSLWRAGALFSLITGMVLTIIYLSSESLLWLPPYLWLLICTTGGIAGATLAESLSVVKRFFISNKTMQQAVENKARQLFVEQGVSHTEQRSGILLFVSYFEKQAVILPDLGISELVEQKEWENVLQKMINTIRSGHTTQAICDAIKECGALLEASGIQKAIDDQNQLPDEVQIDD; encoded by the coding sequence ATGGCATACCCTCTATTTTCTAAAGAAGAGTCCTTACAAATTAAAAATGCAGTTGTAGAAGCAGAAAAGCTTTCTGCTGGAGAAATAGTACCGGTAATTAGCAGGCAGGCCTCCTGGTACGAGCAAAGTTTGTGGCGGGCAGGTGCTTTGTTTAGCCTGATCACTGGTATGGTACTTACTATTATTTATCTGAGCTCAGAGTCATTGCTGTGGCTACCTCCTTACCTCTGGCTACTGATCTGTACTACCGGAGGAATTGCCGGAGCCACACTGGCAGAATCGCTCTCTGTAGTCAAGCGTTTTTTTATTAGCAATAAAACCATGCAACAGGCGGTAGAAAATAAAGCTAGGCAGCTGTTTGTGGAGCAGGGCGTTAGCCACACAGAGCAACGTAGTGGCATACTTCTGTTTGTAAGTTATTTTGAAAAACAGGCAGTTATACTACCAGACCTGGGTATTAGCGAGTTGGTAGAGCAAAAAGAGTGGGAAAATGTTTTGCAAAAAATGATTAATACTATCCGTAGCGGGCACACCACTCAGGCGATATGCGATGCTATAAAAGAATGTGGAGCTTTGCTGGAAGCCAGTGGTATTCAAAAAGCTATTGATGATCAAAATCAGTTGCCCGATGAGGTTCAGATTGATGACTAA
- a CDS encoding LemA family protein → MASSDDALDRYLKKLMELKYTRQETQYTEQELKQIALDSGLSENDWQQAQSRAEAQKQRGKNHLAHANWQDAVEELEAACALRPNDAEAHTLAAEAYMNRGGKQQNSTDFNQAEYHLDQALLIDSQYAPAYKLKKDLSQREQVLSSYTNKSTSQKKYIRWMVFGAIALVLVIAYFTTYNAMVSAEEKTVEAWAQVENVYQRRLDLIPNLVSTVEASANFERELLTEITRARSQVMESSVDPTQLSGAALRQYEQNQAALGTSLSRLIAVAENYPEVKSTENFRDLQAQLEGTENRISVERKRFNEAVQAYNAKARKFPYKLLSFDTKAYFTAQPGAENAPEVNFD, encoded by the coding sequence ATGGCTTCGTCTGATGACGCACTGGATCGCTATCTAAAAAAACTGATGGAGTTAAAATATACTCGTCAGGAAACCCAATACACTGAACAGGAGCTCAAACAGATTGCTCTGGACTCCGGTCTTAGTGAAAATGACTGGCAGCAGGCTCAGAGCCGTGCAGAGGCCCAGAAGCAAAGAGGAAAAAATCATCTTGCCCACGCCAACTGGCAGGATGCCGTAGAGGAGTTGGAGGCGGCCTGTGCGCTTCGCCCTAATGATGCTGAAGCGCATACCCTGGCCGCTGAGGCTTACATGAACCGAGGAGGCAAGCAGCAAAACTCTACGGATTTTAATCAGGCAGAATATCACCTGGACCAGGCGCTACTAATTGATAGCCAATACGCTCCTGCTTACAAGCTGAAGAAAGATCTTAGCCAGAGGGAGCAGGTCTTATCCTCCTATACGAATAAAAGCACATCACAAAAAAAATATATACGCTGGATGGTTTTTGGAGCAATTGCCCTCGTACTTGTCATCGCTTATTTTACTACCTACAACGCTATGGTAAGTGCTGAAGAAAAAACAGTAGAAGCATGGGCACAGGTAGAAAATGTATATCAGCGCCGTCTGGATCTCATTCCCAACCTGGTGTCTACTGTAGAGGCTTCTGCAAATTTTGAACGAGAACTGCTTACAGAAATTACCCGGGCACGTAGCCAGGTGATGGAGAGCAGTGTAGACCCTACACAACTGAGTGGCGCTGCCCTTCGCCAGTACGAACAAAATCAGGCTGCTTTGGGAACCTCACTCTCGCGCCTGATAGCAGTGGCTGAAAATTATCCTGAGGTAAAATCCACAGAAAACTTTCGTGATCTGCAAGCTCAGTTGGAAGGTACAGAAAACCGAATTTCAGTTGAGCGCAAACGCTTCAACGAAGCTGTACAAGCTTACAATGCCAAGGCTCGTAAGTTTCCCTACAAGCTGTTAAGCTTTGACACAAAAGCATATTTCACCGCCCAGCCCGGTGCTGAAAATGCTCCAGAAGTAAATTTTGACTAA
- a CDS encoding VOC family protein: MNIKYVHTNIVSSNWKELADFYTIVFGCKEVLPQRKLSGDWLSQGTGVANAAFEGVHLRLPGYGEAGPTLEIYQYTHMLDKAEAAPNRKGYGHLAFLVDDVEKMLQKLIAYGGKALGSICKHTVEGVGMLTFVYATDPEGNILELQHWN, translated from the coding sequence ATGAACATTAAATACGTACATACCAATATTGTAAGCTCTAACTGGAAAGAGCTGGCCGATTTTTATACCATCGTATTTGGCTGTAAAGAAGTGCTCCCTCAGCGTAAACTTTCGGGAGACTGGCTAAGCCAAGGCACAGGGGTAGCAAACGCTGCATTTGAAGGTGTTCACTTACGTTTACCTGGCTACGGCGAGGCGGGGCCTACACTAGAAATTTACCAATACACTCACATGTTGGATAAAGCAGAAGCAGCACCTAACCGCAAGGGCTACGGACACTTGGCCTTTCTGGTAGATGATGTAGAGAAGATGCTTCAGAAACTAATAGCTTATGGTGGTAAAGCACTGGGAAGTATCTGCAAACATACAGTAGAAGGTGTAGGTATGCTTACTTTTGTATACGCCACAGATCCGGAAGGTAACATACTGGAACTTCAACACTGGAATTAG
- a CDS encoding amidohydrolase, protein MLHKLFPVSLLIFLVYTPALLQAQAYKKQLISSIESKQETYQQLALDIWNYAELGYQETKSAQALQNELQAAGFSIESAVADIPTAFVASYGSGEPVIGILGEYDALPGLSQAAVPERQILEDGGAGHACGHHMFGVASAASAIAIKDWLAKSGKAGTVRFYGTPAEEGGSGKVYMVRAGLFDDVDVVLQWHPSSFNDASPGTTLANKSGKFRFYGEASHAAFAPERGRSALDGVEAMNFMVNMMREHTQEGSRIHYVITKGGEAPNVVPNFAEVYYYVRHKDVAEVKDMWQRLVRAAEGAARGTDTRVEVEVTGGVYNILPNETLARLMYENLKELGGISYDNEETAFAEEISKTLGKNAASLSMAGEILPFEMTEGKASSDVGDVSWAVPTVGLRTATWVPGTSAHSWQAVAAGGMSIGMKGMLLAAKAMAVTGVELMQKPKLINEAKKEFEQRRGEGFEYQSLVGDRQPPLDYRQ, encoded by the coding sequence ATGCTACATAAACTTTTCCCAGTCAGTTTGCTCATTTTTCTAGTGTATACGCCAGCCCTCTTACAGGCTCAGGCTTACAAGAAACAACTTATCTCCTCTATAGAATCTAAGCAGGAGACTTACCAACAACTTGCTTTAGACATCTGGAACTATGCCGAGTTAGGTTACCAGGAGACTAAAAGCGCCCAGGCATTACAAAACGAGCTACAAGCTGCCGGCTTTAGTATTGAGTCAGCAGTAGCAGATATACCTACTGCTTTTGTAGCCAGCTACGGCAGCGGAGAACCGGTAATCGGTATTTTAGGAGAGTACGATGCGCTTCCTGGCCTCTCTCAGGCAGCAGTGCCCGAACGTCAAATCCTGGAAGATGGAGGTGCCGGACATGCCTGCGGGCATCATATGTTTGGCGTAGCTTCTGCGGCTTCCGCCATTGCTATTAAAGATTGGCTGGCCAAAAGCGGAAAAGCAGGTACAGTACGTTTTTATGGTACGCCAGCCGAAGAAGGTGGTTCAGGCAAGGTTTACATGGTGCGAGCAGGCCTGTTTGATGATGTAGATGTCGTATTACAGTGGCACCCTTCAAGCTTTAATGACGCCAGCCCCGGCACTACCCTGGCTAACAAATCGGGCAAATTTCGCTTTTATGGTGAAGCTTCACACGCTGCTTTTGCTCCCGAAAGAGGTCGCTCCGCCCTGGATGGTGTAGAAGCCATGAACTTTATGGTGAACATGATGAGAGAGCATACACAGGAAGGCTCACGCATCCACTATGTCATAACTAAAGGAGGAGAAGCCCCCAATGTAGTTCCTAACTTTGCCGAAGTTTATTATTATGTGCGCCATAAAGATGTGGCTGAAGTAAAAGATATGTGGCAAAGGCTCGTTAGGGCTGCCGAAGGTGCCGCTCGGGGAACAGACACCCGGGTTGAAGTAGAAGTGACAGGAGGAGTATATAATATCCTTCCCAATGAAACCCTTGCCCGACTAATGTATGAAAACCTGAAAGAACTTGGGGGGATCAGCTACGATAATGAAGAAACAGCTTTTGCAGAAGAAATAAGTAAAACTCTTGGCAAAAATGCCGCTTCACTAAGCATGGCTGGTGAAATTTTACCTTTTGAGATGACTGAAGGTAAAGCCTCATCTGATGTAGGGGATGTAAGCTGGGCCGTACCTACCGTTGGTCTGAGAACAGCTACCTGGGTGCCTGGCACCTCTGCCCACTCCTGGCAGGCAGTGGCCGCCGGTGGAATGAGCATTGGCATGAAGGGCATGCTACTGGCCGCAAAAGCTATGGCTGTTACCGGTGTTGAACTTATGCAGAAGCCTAAACTCATTAATGAAGCTAAAAAAGAATTTGAGCAGCGCCGGGGAGAAGGTTTTGAGTACCAGTCATTAGTTGGCGACAGACAACCCCCATTAGATTACAGACAATAA
- a CDS encoding TIGR04283 family arsenosugar biosynthesis glycosyltransferase, with protein MNVSVIIPTFNEEENIAKLVKHLFKHATTKLEEIIVCDGHSRDATLTAAQDAGAKAFLSPKRGRATQMNYAASKAQGDVLYFVHADTMPPATYLSDIQEALADGCLLGGYRSKFDSKNPLLKINAYFTQFESPVCHGGDQTLYVYKDFFDELGGYREEFVIMEDFDLIRRARKIAVFKDMQKKVLISDRKYRKNSYFRVNFANLIAFNMYRMGFAPKRIQQTYNKLLKHSTTERSRETSSPQQAY; from the coding sequence ATGAACGTCAGTGTCATTATACCGACATTCAATGAAGAGGAAAACATCGCCAAGCTAGTAAAACACCTCTTCAAGCACGCTACCACCAAACTTGAAGAGATTATAGTTTGTGATGGCCATAGCCGGGATGCTACACTTACCGCTGCCCAGGATGCCGGAGCTAAAGCTTTTCTTTCTCCCAAAAGAGGGCGTGCCACCCAGATGAACTATGCTGCCAGCAAAGCACAGGGAGATGTACTCTACTTTGTACATGCCGATACTATGCCTCCAGCTACCTACCTTTCAGATATACAAGAGGCATTAGCCGACGGTTGTTTGTTAGGTGGATATCGCTCTAAGTTTGACTCCAAAAACCCCTTGCTTAAAATAAATGCTTATTTCACCCAGTTTGAGAGCCCTGTCTGCCATGGTGGAGATCAAACTTTGTATGTCTACAAAGATTTTTTTGATGAGCTGGGAGGGTATCGCGAAGAGTTTGTCATTATGGAAGACTTTGATCTGATACGTAGGGCTCGTAAGATTGCTGTTTTTAAAGATATGCAGAAGAAGGTGTTGATCTCTGACCGCAAATACCGAAAAAACAGTTACTTCCGGGTAAACTTTGCTAACCTGATCGCATTTAATATGTACAGAATGGGCTTTGCTCCCAAGCGTATTCAGCAGACTTACAATAAGCTACTCAAACACTCAACCACTGAACGTAGCCGGGAAACATCTTCTCCACAACAGGCATATTAG
- a CDS encoding DUF547 domain-containing protein: MKYIPMILVTILSLLLSCTPADQHNNYAVQTASMNQNKDYQYINLSQRLVETARDNEDPSQVIEALANVSAEDLAAELSNDGLKKAFFINVYNGFVQHILSDNPEKFDDRDKFFTTEQITIAGESLSLDDIEHGIIRGSKVKWSLGLIKDPFASSFEKTFRVDETDGRIHFALNCGASSCPYIAIYKAENMDQQLDKIARQFLNRSSTYKEGEAKVYVTALFSWFRGDFGGLDGVKDFLRRYEVIPEDADPELEFKDYDWTLDLGNYTSL; this comes from the coding sequence ATGAAATATATACCAATGATATTAGTTACCATACTAAGCTTACTTTTAAGTTGTACTCCAGCAGATCAGCACAATAATTATGCTGTACAAACTGCTTCTATGAATCAGAATAAAGATTATCAATATATTAACTTATCGCAGCGGCTGGTAGAAACAGCTCGTGATAATGAGGATCCTTCTCAGGTTATTGAGGCATTAGCCAATGTCTCAGCCGAAGACTTAGCAGCTGAACTCAGCAACGATGGATTAAAAAAAGCATTTTTTATTAATGTGTATAATGGTTTTGTACAGCACATACTGAGCGATAATCCAGAAAAATTTGATGACCGAGATAAGTTCTTTACTACGGAGCAAATTACTATTGCTGGTGAAAGCCTCAGTCTGGATGATATAGAGCATGGCATAATTCGTGGCTCTAAAGTAAAATGGTCTTTAGGTTTAATTAAAGATCCTTTTGCCAGCAGTTTTGAGAAAACATTTAGAGTAGACGAAACCGATGGACGTATACACTTTGCCCTGAATTGTGGAGCAAGCAGTTGCCCATACATAGCCATTTACAAAGCTGAAAATATGGATCAGCAGTTAGATAAGATTGCCCGACAGTTTTTAAATCGTAGCAGTACCTATAAGGAAGGTGAGGCTAAAGTTTATGTAACCGCGCTTTTCAGCTGGTTTCGTGGCGATTTTGGAGGATTGGATGGGGTAAAAGATTTTCTGCGTCGTTATGAGGTTATTCCAGAAGACGCGGACCCAGAGCTGGAGTTTAAAGATTACGACTGGACACTTGACTTAGGGAATTATACAAGTTTGTAA